A window of Acidimicrobiales bacterium contains these coding sequences:
- the ppc gene encoding phosphoenolpyruvate carboxylase, with protein MEAPPVAPGMRRDEAAGRSPSPADHADLDDDVSFLADALAETIVRHEGRAVVDLVEAVRDLADRGDDAGDELAALIASMDSDAAIVLARALTTDFHLSTIAEQVHRADELAARARTYRGSLRHTVADLLSDGVPRGEVEALLARLEVRPVFTAHPTEAKRRSVLAKRHQVAELMERRGDPRLDVYEARRLDRRVAEVVDLLWQTEELHHTKPTPRDEAANNLFFLTSLARDVLPVLADDLAALSDEQGLALPDRLAPLRFGTWVGGDRDGNPFVTPEVTLDLLAQQVEQATAVQLDVIDRLVDDLSVSSRITGTPPVLAAFIERGRDAMPDVDRTFGELDAHEPYRLAGSYIRQRLRNTRSRASTGAGHRPGLDYASGDDLLDDLGVLLAAAREAGDASVEAVVLRALRVAGAIGLSMATMDLREHARLLHDALAVLFDASGELDRPYDRLPRDERTSLLVAEIDRRRPLSPRAAVFPETVQTVLGVFDAARVALDRYGPEIVESFIVSMTKGVDDLLAVVVLAREAGLVDPHCDLARIGVVPLLETVDELREAGPLLDALLSVPTYRRLVAARGDVQEVMVGYSDSNRLGGITTSLWEIHRAQRSLRDVAAAHGVHLRLFHGRGGTVGRGGGPTGAAILAQPFGTLDGAIKITEQGEVISDKYGIPALARRNLELALSATVRASLGHRTSRHPLDLVDHWYDVMTLVSDSAHVAYRELIELPEMVEYFLSSTPMEVMGRLNIGSRPVRRATERDAGLGDLRAIPWVFGWTQSRQVVPGWYGVGTGLAAARRAGHDAELKRMLAEWHFFPTFVSNVEMALAKTDLGIARRYVERLTPPHAHHVFERIREEHDRTLEHVLWLLDADDLLTRHPLLRRTLDVRNRNLRALNALQVELLDRARRSPDAGLDRALMLCTNGLASGLRNTG; from the coding sequence ATGGAAGCCCCGCCCGTCGCGCCAGGGATGCGGCGCGACGAGGCGGCGGGTCGGTCGCCTTCCCCCGCAGACCACGCGGACCTCGATGACGACGTCTCGTTCCTGGCCGATGCACTGGCCGAGACGATCGTCCGCCACGAGGGCCGGGCGGTGGTGGACCTCGTGGAGGCGGTGCGCGACCTTGCCGACCGCGGTGACGACGCCGGCGACGAGCTGGCCGCCCTCATCGCCTCGATGGACTCCGATGCGGCCATCGTCCTGGCCCGCGCCCTCACCACCGACTTCCACCTCTCGACGATCGCCGAGCAGGTCCACCGGGCCGACGAGCTGGCTGCCCGTGCCCGGACCTACCGGGGGTCGCTGCGCCACACGGTGGCCGACCTCCTCTCCGACGGCGTCCCCCGCGGCGAGGTGGAGGCGCTGCTGGCACGGCTCGAGGTGCGACCGGTGTTCACGGCGCACCCCACCGAGGCGAAGCGCCGGTCGGTGCTGGCCAAGCGCCACCAGGTGGCCGAACTCATGGAGCGGAGGGGGGATCCCCGCCTCGACGTGTACGAGGCCCGACGCCTCGACCGGCGGGTGGCGGAGGTGGTCGATCTGTTGTGGCAGACCGAGGAGCTCCACCACACCAAGCCCACGCCCCGGGACGAGGCGGCCAACAACCTGTTCTTCCTCACGTCGCTGGCCCGTGACGTGCTGCCGGTGCTCGCCGACGACCTGGCCGCCCTGAGCGACGAGCAGGGCCTCGCACTTCCCGACCGGTTGGCCCCCCTCCGCTTCGGCACGTGGGTCGGCGGCGACCGGGACGGCAACCCGTTCGTCACCCCCGAGGTGACCCTGGACCTCCTCGCCCAGCAGGTCGAGCAGGCGACCGCGGTGCAGCTCGACGTGATCGACCGGCTGGTGGACGACCTCAGCGTGTCGAGCCGGATCACGGGCACGCCGCCCGTGCTGGCGGCGTTCATCGAGCGGGGTCGCGACGCGATGCCGGACGTCGACCGGACGTTCGGCGAGCTCGATGCCCACGAGCCCTATCGCCTCGCCGGGTCCTACATCCGCCAGCGCCTCCGCAACACCCGGAGCCGGGCGTCCACCGGTGCCGGGCACCGGCCGGGTCTCGACTACGCGTCGGGCGACGACCTCCTCGACGACCTGGGCGTGCTGCTCGCCGCCGCTCGGGAGGCCGGCGATGCGTCGGTCGAGGCGGTCGTGCTCCGCGCCCTCCGGGTGGCCGGCGCGATCGGGCTGAGCATGGCGACGATGGACCTGCGCGAACACGCCCGGCTCCTCCACGACGCGCTCGCCGTGCTGTTCGACGCCTCCGGGGAGCTCGACCGGCCCTACGACCGGCTCCCCCGCGACGAGCGGACCTCGCTGCTGGTCGCCGAGATCGACCGGCGTCGCCCGCTGTCGCCGCGCGCGGCGGTCTTCCCCGAGACGGTGCAGACCGTGCTCGGGGTCTTCGACGCGGCCCGCGTCGCGCTCGACCGCTACGGCCCCGAGATCGTCGAGAGCTTCATCGTGTCGATGACGAAGGGGGTGGACGACCTGCTCGCGGTGGTCGTCCTCGCCCGCGAGGCGGGGCTCGTCGACCCCCACTGCGACCTGGCGCGCATCGGGGTCGTCCCTCTCCTCGAGACCGTCGACGAGCTCCGCGAGGCCGGCCCCCTGCTCGACGCTCTCCTCTCCGTCCCGACCTACCGCCGCCTCGTGGCCGCCCGGGGCGACGTGCAGGAGGTGATGGTCGGCTACTCGGACTCGAACCGGCTGGGGGGCATCACCACCTCGCTCTGGGAGATCCATCGGGCCCAGCGCTCGCTGCGTGACGTCGCGGCGGCCCACGGCGTGCACCTGCGGCTGTTCCACGGCCGCGGCGGCACCGTGGGCCGGGGTGGTGGTCCGACCGGCGCCGCCATCCTCGCCCAGCCGTTCGGCACCCTCGACGGCGCCATCAAGATCACCGAGCAGGGCGAGGTCATCTCCGACAAGTACGGGATACCGGCGTTGGCCCGCCGGAACCTCGAGCTGGCCCTGTCGGCGACGGTGCGGGCGTCGCTCGGCCACCGCACGTCGCGCCATCCGCTGGATCTCGTCGACCACTGGTACGACGTGATGACGCTGGTGTCCGATTCCGCGCACGTCGCCTACCGGGAGCTGATCGAGCTGCCCGAGATGGTCGAGTACTTCCTCTCGTCCACGCCGATGGAGGTGATGGGCCGGCTCAACATCGGATCGCGGCCGGTGCGCCGGGCGACCGAACGCGACGCGGGACTCGGCGATCTGCGGGCGATCCCCTGGGTGTTCGGCTGGACCCAGTCCCGCCAGGTGGTGCCCGGGTGGTACGGGGTGGGCACCGGCCTCGCCGCCGCCCGTCGGGCGGGGCACGACGCCGAGCTGAAGCGGATGCTCGCCGAGTGGCACTTCTTCCCCACGTTCGTGTCCAACGTCGAGATGGCCCTCGCCAAGACCGACCTGGGCATCGCCCGCCGGTACGTCGAGCGGTTGACGCCACCGCACGCCCACCACGTGTTCGAGCGCATCCGGGAGGAGCACGACCGGACCCTCGAGCACGTGCTGTGGTTGCTGGACGCGGACGACCTCCTCACGCGGCACCCGTTGCTGCGCAGGACCCTCGACGTGCGCAACCGCAACCTGCGGGCCCTCAACGCCCTTCAGGTCGAGCTGCTCGACCGAGCCCGGCGGTCTCCCGACGCCGGCCTCGACCGGGCGCTCATGCTCTGCACCAACGGCTTGGCGAGCGGGCTGCGCAACACGGGCTGA
- a CDS encoding helix-turn-helix domain-containing protein: MALPPVTWMSSGEAADYLGITTRTLYKFIDDGSLPGYRFGRVIRLKAAEVEAFVESRRIEPGTLEHLHPEVAEH; encoded by the coding sequence ATGGCGCTCCCCCCGGTCACCTGGATGTCGAGCGGCGAGGCCGCCGACTACCTCGGCATCACCACCAGAACGCTGTACAAGTTCATCGACGACGGCTCGTTGCCCGGCTATCGGTTCGGTCGGGTCATCCGCCTGAAAGCCGCCGAGGTCGAGGCCTTCGTCGAGTCGCGCCGCATCGAGCCCGGCACCCTCGAGCACCTCCACCCGGAGGTGGCCGAGCACTGA
- a CDS encoding SAF domain-containing protein, with protein MVGGLLVTGAMVAVFAATTGAGSAPSREAVVARSAIPAGHRLAPSDLTTRPVELPAGTAAAVFASADELVGAVTIAPLETDELVQRSAVVTDGRTRAPAHEFSFPVERERALDGKLQRGESVAILATFGSGPDAYTSVLAPDATVIDVESGGAGTIGSGATLVLTVALGSGDVVLDVAHAAQVADLTIVRATTAGDAPIRDRAGPPAADATGGGVGS; from the coding sequence GTGGTCGGCGGCCTCCTGGTCACCGGTGCGATGGTCGCCGTGTTCGCGGCGACCACCGGTGCCGGCTCGGCGCCGAGCCGGGAGGCCGTCGTCGCGCGGTCGGCGATCCCGGCCGGCCACCGGCTCGCCCCGAGCGACCTGACCACCCGACCGGTGGAGCTGCCGGCGGGGACGGCTGCCGCGGTGTTCGCATCCGCCGACGAGCTCGTCGGCGCGGTGACGATCGCACCCCTCGAGACCGACGAGCTCGTCCAGCGCAGCGCGGTCGTGACGGACGGTCGAACCCGTGCGCCGGCTCACGAGTTCTCGTTTCCGGTGGAGCGGGAGCGGGCGCTCGACGGCAAGCTGCAGCGCGGCGAGTCGGTGGCGATCCTGGCGACCTTCGGCAGCGGGCCCGACGCGTACACGTCGGTCCTGGCCCCCGACGCGACCGTGATCGACGTCGAGAGCGGCGGCGCCGGGACGATCGGGAGCGGCGCGACGCTGGTGCTGACCGTGGCGCTCGGGTCGGGCGACGTCGTGCTCGACGTGGCCCACGCCGCCCAGGTCGCCGACCTGACGATCGTGCGGGCGACGACCGCCGGCGACGCGCCGATCCGCGACCGCGCCGGCCCGCCGGCGGCCGACGCCACCGGGGGCGGGGTGGGGTCGTGA
- a CDS encoding MFS transporter, whose amino-acid sequence MLDASGPPGPPADDDDRLPAFVVEDAEEALEEGDRPIAGPLRSALANPRFRIVFTGSVLSNVGTWMQNVVLAAFAYELTGSAGFVGLIGFATLGPLLMFSLVGGALADTFDRRKVIVVMAVEQMVFSVVLAVIAAQSAPSEVALLLAAFAIGTGNALQAPTFASLLPNLVPRRDISGAVSLNSANMNLSRIVGPALGGALYATVGASWVFVANAATYVFIVLAVSRITVPPVARSADDPVGVARLLGGFRVVRRDPVIRRAVGTIALFSFFSLTFLTQMPVLAADNFDINPKSTAYGILYAVFGVGALAGALSIGTVFADRSLERVLRVSLAGFAVLLAAYGLVRGPALAYPIGVLLGFCYFAAITSLSTVLQQRLDDRVRGRVLAVWMMAFGGTVPVGGLVGGWLVEQTDVTVMVLIGAAMATFLVWYADLRPPPGDPGPVVS is encoded by the coding sequence ATGCTCGACGCCTCCGGCCCGCCCGGCCCGCCCGCCGACGACGACGACCGGCTCCCCGCCTTCGTCGTCGAGGACGCCGAAGAGGCGCTCGAGGAGGGCGACCGGCCGATCGCCGGACCGCTGCGCTCGGCCCTGGCCAACCCCCGGTTCCGCATCGTCTTCACCGGTTCGGTGCTCTCCAACGTCGGCACCTGGATGCAGAACGTGGTGCTCGCCGCCTTCGCGTACGAGCTCACCGGCAGCGCCGGGTTCGTCGGGCTGATCGGCTTCGCCACCCTCGGTCCCCTCCTCATGTTCTCCCTGGTGGGCGGCGCGCTCGCCGACACCTTCGACCGGCGCAAGGTGATCGTCGTGATGGCCGTCGAGCAGATGGTCTTCTCCGTCGTGCTGGCCGTCATCGCCGCCCAGAGCGCACCGTCGGAGGTGGCGCTGCTCCTGGCCGCCTTCGCCATCGGGACCGGCAACGCCCTGCAGGCCCCCACGTTCGCGTCGCTGCTCCCCAACCTGGTGCCCCGCCGCGACATCAGCGGGGCCGTGTCGCTCAACTCGGCGAACATGAACCTGTCGCGCATCGTCGGCCCGGCGCTCGGCGGCGCCCTCTACGCCACCGTCGGCGCCTCGTGGGTGTTCGTGGCCAACGCCGCCACCTACGTGTTCATCGTGCTCGCCGTGAGCCGGATCACCGTGCCCCCGGTCGCCCGTTCCGCCGACGACCCCGTCGGCGTGGCCCGCCTCCTCGGCGGGTTCCGGGTCGTGCGCCGCGACCCCGTCATCCGCCGGGCCGTCGGCACCATCGCCCTCTTCTCGTTCTTCTCGTTGACGTTCCTCACCCAGATGCCGGTGCTCGCCGCCGACAACTTCGACATCAACCCGAAGAGCACCGCCTACGGCATCCTCTACGCGGTCTTCGGGGTCGGCGCCCTCGCGGGCGCCCTGTCCATCGGCACCGTCTTCGCGGACCGCAGCCTCGAACGGGTGCTGCGGGTGTCGCTGGCCGGCTTCGCGGTGCTGCTCGCCGCTTACGGCCTGGTGCGCGGACCGGCCCTCGCCTACCCCATCGGCGTGCTGCTCGGCTTCTGCTACTTCGCGGCCATCACCTCGCTGTCGACGGTGCTCCAACAGCGCCTCGACGACCGGGTGCGGGGGCGGGTGCTGGCCGTGTGGATGATGGCCTTCGGGGGCACCGTGCCCGTCGGGGGCCTGGTGGGCGGCTGGCTGGTCGAGCAGACCGACGTCACCGTGATGGTGCTCATCGGCGCGGCGATGGCGACGTTCCTCGTCTGGTACGCCGACCTGCGGCCTCCCCCCGGCGACCCCGGCCCGGTCGTCAGCTGA
- a CDS encoding type II secretion system F family protein, which translates to MIPTLVALAAGYGTFLVYTAVALGWSGLGPGPRAVRTARGTSRARAHDWLAQAGLGEVATGEFAAVIGAVFVLGVALAMALFGAPGPALVGGALAAAFPVAGYRRRRATARAVARDGWPRMIEELRILTGSVGRSIPQALFEVGEAGPEELRPAFAAAHREWRLTTDFERTLAVLRDRLADPTCDATCETLLIAHELGGTDVDRRLADLAEDRRQDVRYRKDARARQAGVRFARRFVLLVPLGMAAAGLSVGNGRTAYQTPLGQVAVLVALGMVAACWMWAGRILRLPEEERVFPR; encoded by the coding sequence ATGATCCCCACGCTCGTCGCCCTCGCCGCCGGGTACGGCACGTTCCTCGTCTACACGGCGGTCGCGCTCGGCTGGAGCGGGCTCGGACCCGGGCCGCGAGCGGTGCGCACCGCACGGGGGACGTCGCGGGCACGCGCCCATGACTGGCTCGCCCAGGCCGGCCTCGGCGAGGTCGCGACAGGAGAGTTCGCGGCCGTGATCGGGGCGGTGTTCGTGCTCGGCGTCGCGCTGGCGATGGCGCTGTTCGGAGCCCCGGGTCCCGCGTTGGTGGGCGGGGCCCTCGCCGCCGCCTTCCCGGTTGCCGGGTACCGCCGGCGGCGGGCGACCGCCCGGGCGGTCGCCCGCGACGGCTGGCCCAGGATGATCGAGGAGCTCCGGATCCTCACGGGTTCGGTCGGCCGATCGATCCCCCAGGCGCTGTTCGAGGTCGGCGAGGCAGGACCGGAGGAGCTGCGACCGGCGTTCGCGGCCGCCCATCGGGAGTGGCGCCTGACGACCGACTTCGAACGGACGCTCGCCGTCCTCCGGGATCGTCTGGCCGACCCGACGTGCGACGCCACGTGCGAGACGCTGCTCATCGCCCACGAGCTCGGCGGCACCGACGTCGACCGACGCCTTGCCGACCTCGCCGAAGATCGACGCCAGGACGTCCGCTACCGCAAGGACGCGCGGGCCCGGCAGGCCGGCGTGCGCTTCGCCCGACGCTTCGTGCTGCTCGTCCCGCTCGGCATGGCCGCCGCAGGGCTCTCGGTCGGCAACGGGCGTACTGCGTACCAGACGCCGCTCGGGCAGGTGGCCGTCCTCGTCGCCCTCGGGATGGTGGCTGCGTGCTGGATGTGGGCGGGGCGCATCCTGCGTCTCCCCGAGGAGGAGCGGGTGTTCCCCCGATGA
- a CDS encoding type II secretion system F family protein: protein MMRLLVPAALAVWLGTTLVLGEVRWVRRIPLRDRLRPYAPGGDARSRTAPGSAGWSATVVAVLGPLARQHGADLARVAGVSEDLSRRLRRVHSPLDPTSFRLRQLGWVMGALAVAVLTTAVVRPAVPIVALSVVGAPVLAFLLVEQQLSNASTAWQRKIFLELPVVSEQLGMLLCAGYSLGSALTRLADRGQGAVAADLRVVVSRIQQGLDEVTALREWAALAQVPAVDRLVGVLALNREAGDLGRLIAEEARTVRGDVHRELVETIERRGQQVWIPVTVATLVPGVLFLAVPFVEAMRLFTSG, encoded by the coding sequence ATGATGCGACTGCTCGTCCCGGCGGCGCTGGCCGTGTGGCTGGGCACCACGCTGGTGCTCGGCGAGGTGCGGTGGGTGCGCAGGATCCCTCTGCGCGACCGGCTGCGCCCCTACGCCCCCGGGGGTGACGCCCGGAGCCGAACCGCCCCCGGCAGCGCCGGCTGGAGCGCCACCGTCGTCGCCGTCCTCGGACCGCTCGCCCGCCAGCACGGGGCCGATCTGGCCAGGGTCGCGGGGGTGTCCGAGGACCTGAGTCGGCGACTCCGTCGGGTCCACTCGCCACTCGACCCGACCTCGTTCCGGCTCCGTCAGCTGGGCTGGGTGATGGGCGCACTGGCCGTCGCGGTGCTGACGACGGCAGTCGTGCGTCCGGCCGTCCCGATCGTCGCCCTGAGCGTGGTCGGCGCACCGGTGCTGGCCTTCCTCCTCGTCGAGCAGCAGCTCTCCAACGCGTCGACGGCGTGGCAACGCAAGATCTTCCTCGAGCTCCCGGTCGTGAGCGAGCAGCTCGGGATGCTCCTGTGCGCCGGCTACTCCCTGGGCTCGGCGCTCACCCGGCTGGCCGACCGTGGGCAGGGGGCCGTGGCCGCCGACCTCCGTGTCGTGGTGAGCCGCATCCAACAGGGTCTCGACGAGGTGACGGCCCTCCGCGAGTGGGCCGCGCTCGCCCAGGTCCCGGCGGTGGACCGCCTCGTGGGCGTGCTCGCCCTGAACCGGGAGGCCGGTGACCTCGGACGACTCATCGCCGAAGAGGCCCGCACCGTCAGAGGCGACGTGCACCGCGAGCTGGTCGAGACGATCGAGCGACGCGGCCAACAGGTCTGGATCCCGGTCACCGTCGCCACCCTCGTGCCCGGCGTGCTCTTCCTCGCCGTGCCCTTCGTCGAGGCGATGCGCCTCTTCACCAGCGGATGA
- the murF gene encoding UDP-N-acetylmuramoyl-tripeptide--D-alanyl-D-alanine ligase — protein MRFTAAEVADTVGGTLHGADVVVVGASIDSRTLEPGQLFVPVAGVRDGHDFVAAAAAAGAAATLSARGPVDGVTTIVVDRPEAALTRLGAHARERLPERVVGITGSVGKTSTKDLCRGVLEPHLRTGVSAKSFNNELGVPLTLVNVPDDTEVAVIEMGARGRGHIASLCAVARPTIAVVTAVELVHAELMGDLDGIARCKRELPESLPADGVAVLNAAYDRVAAMAAVTSARVVRYGADDSEVRATDVELDEDLRARFRLATDWGGADVHLAVRGRHQVGNALAAAAVGLVCGIDVADVAAGLGRGELSPWRMDLRTAPGGARVLNDAYNAGPASTAAALSALVALPAERFHAVLGPMAELGDDGPAEHRRIAGLATAAGVRLVAFATDDYGIAPVDTIDAALEALGPLGPGDAVLVKGSRVAGLERLAEALLS, from the coding sequence GTGAGGTTCACCGCCGCCGAGGTCGCCGACACCGTCGGCGGCACCCTCCACGGAGCCGACGTGGTGGTGGTGGGGGCGTCGATCGATTCCCGCACGCTCGAGCCGGGCCAGCTCTTCGTGCCTGTCGCCGGGGTGCGCGACGGCCACGACTTCGTCGCCGCGGCCGCGGCGGCCGGGGCGGCAGCCACGCTCAGCGCCCGAGGCCCCGTCGACGGCGTCACGACCATCGTCGTCGACCGGCCCGAGGCGGCGCTCACCCGGCTCGGGGCCCACGCCCGGGAGCGGCTCCCGGAGCGGGTGGTGGGCATCACCGGGTCGGTGGGCAAGACGTCGACGAAGGACCTCTGCCGCGGTGTGCTCGAGCCTCACCTGCGCACCGGTGTCAGCGCGAAGAGCTTCAACAACGAGCTCGGCGTGCCCCTCACCCTGGTGAACGTCCCCGACGACACCGAGGTCGCGGTGATCGAGATGGGGGCCCGTGGGCGGGGCCACATCGCCTCGCTGTGCGCGGTGGCGCGGCCGACCATCGCCGTGGTGACGGCCGTGGAGCTGGTGCACGCCGAGCTGATGGGCGACCTCGACGGCATCGCCCGGTGCAAGCGCGAGCTCCCCGAGTCGCTGCCCGCCGACGGGGTGGCGGTGCTCAACGCCGCCTACGACCGGGTGGCGGCGATGGCCGCGGTGACGTCGGCGCGGGTGGTGCGCTACGGCGCCGACGACAGCGAGGTCCGGGCCACCGACGTCGAACTCGACGAGGACCTGCGGGCCCGCTTCCGGTTGGCGACGGACTGGGGCGGCGCCGACGTCCACCTCGCGGTGCGCGGCCGCCACCAGGTCGGCAACGCCCTCGCCGCCGCGGCGGTGGGGCTGGTGTGCGGCATCGACGTCGCCGACGTGGCCGCCGGCCTGGGGCGTGGCGAGCTGTCCCCCTGGCGGATGGACCTGCGCACCGCGCCGGGCGGGGCCCGGGTGCTGAACGACGCCTACAACGCCGGCCCGGCGTCCACGGCCGCCGCCCTCTCGGCGCTGGTCGCCCTGCCGGCCGAGCGGTTCCACGCCGTGCTCGGCCCGATGGCCGAGCTGGGGGACGACGGTCCGGCCGAGCACCGGCGCATCGCCGGGCTGGCCACCGCGGCGGGCGTGAGGCTCGTGGCCTTCGCCACCGACGACTACGGGATCGCCCCGGTCGACACGATCGACGCCGCGCTCGAGGCGCTCGGACCGCTCGGGCCGGGGGACGCGGTGCTGGTGAAGGGCAGCCGGGTGGCGGGGCTCGAACGCCTGGCCGAGGCGCTGCTCAGCTGA
- the tadA gene encoding Flp pilus assembly complex ATPase component TadA, whose protein sequence is MSAERADAQVEAPLAIIERAVQERAKVVELDMGSDSGRDGLRRLIDAELAGWAEDVRRGRRAHALADPDLVADRAWRNLVGHGPLTELLADPDVWEIEVNSPDSIFVKRHSGPSGYHHETFHDDDHVARTLTKLLDESSASHRKLDPTEGLQDAQLDDGSRLHIVHGDLSRGGHVMVNIRRFTGVPFTRLDELVERDTLSGPVAAVLAAAVRAGASVLFAGAPGSGKTTLLSCCAGELDPALRVVIAEEVFEIDAPLPNVAQMQTRPGRPDRPEVDLRRLVAGFLRMAPDVAIVGEVRDREALPLLLTLSSGVKGFATIHSGNARQALSRLRFLAQLSEAARNLPHGALTALVSDAVDLVVFSERGPRGPRVREVLAVEDLVGGADALAFTTTDLFARPGYDRPLAWSGNVPARLSAALAATGRDLSSMLRGEPHDGLGDGDVR, encoded by the coding sequence GTGAGCGCCGAGCGCGCTGACGCCCAGGTGGAGGCGCCGCTGGCGATCATCGAGCGAGCCGTGCAGGAGCGGGCCAAGGTCGTCGAGCTCGACATGGGTTCCGACAGCGGGCGCGACGGGTTGCGACGTCTCATCGACGCCGAGCTGGCCGGCTGGGCCGAGGACGTGCGGAGAGGGCGACGGGCCCACGCGCTGGCCGACCCGGACCTCGTGGCCGACCGGGCGTGGCGCAACCTCGTCGGGCACGGACCGCTGACCGAGCTCCTCGCCGACCCCGACGTCTGGGAGATCGAGGTCAACTCACCGGACTCGATCTTCGTGAAGCGCCACTCGGGGCCGTCGGGCTACCACCACGAGACATTCCACGACGACGACCACGTCGCGCGCACGCTGACCAAGCTCCTCGACGAGTCCTCCGCCAGCCACCGCAAGCTCGACCCCACCGAGGGCCTGCAGGACGCGCAGCTCGACGACGGCTCGCGGTTGCACATCGTCCACGGCGACCTCAGCCGGGGCGGACACGTGATGGTGAACATCCGCCGGTTCACGGGTGTGCCCTTCACCCGCCTCGACGAGCTCGTCGAGCGCGACACCCTGAGCGGCCCGGTCGCCGCGGTGCTCGCCGCCGCCGTGCGCGCCGGCGCCTCGGTGCTCTTCGCCGGCGCGCCGGGCTCGGGGAAGACGACGCTGCTGTCGTGCTGCGCCGGTGAGCTCGACCCGGCGCTGCGGGTGGTGATCGCCGAAGAGGTCTTCGAGATCGATGCCCCGTTGCCGAACGTGGCCCAGATGCAGACCCGACCCGGCCGACCGGACCGGCCGGAGGTGGACCTGCGCCGACTGGTCGCCGGGTTCCTGCGAATGGCCCCGGACGTCGCCATCGTCGGCGAGGTCCGCGACCGTGAGGCCCTTCCCCTGCTGCTGACGCTCTCGTCGGGGGTCAAGGGCTTCGCGACCATCCACTCCGGCAACGCCCGCCAGGCCCTGTCGCGCCTGCGGTTCCTCGCACAGCTCTCCGAGGCCGCCCGCAACCTTCCGCATGGGGCGCTCACGGCGCTCGTCAGCGACGCCGTCGACCTCGTGGTCTTCAGCGAGCGAGGTCCGAGAGGTCCACGGGTCCGCGAGGTCCTCGCGGTCGAGGACCTGGTGGGCGGCGCCGACGCGCTCGCCTTCACCACCACCGACCTCTTCGCCCGGCCGGGGTACGACCGTCCGCTGGCGTGGTCCGGCAACGTGCCCGCACGGCTCTCCGCCGCCCTCGCCGCCACCGGACGCGACCTCAGCTCGATGCTGCGCGGAGAGCCCCATGACGGCCTCGGCGACGGCGACGTCCGATGA
- a CDS encoding D-alanine--D-alanine ligase: MTPPPPPSTGARTRVVVLFGGQSAEHDVSRVTARHVIAALDRERFEVVPIGITRDGAWVRPEPAPAALLSGDAALAVDALPDALAVDGPEVDPLPMLAGDDGDAAVVVLPLLHGPMGEDGTVQGLLELAGVPYVGSGVLGSALAMDKIAAKHMASALGIPQARWRGLHRSEVVDPGAADRIRPGLAEELAAELGLPAFVKPANMGSSIGISRVTDVDGLEAGLRAALLHDEWLVVEEGVAGREIEVAVLGHTESPRASVPGEIVPGAEFYDYDDKYATGAAELRVPAPLSTADADGVRDLACRVFTGMRGSGMARVDFFLEDPGRGFLLNEMNTIPGFTPISMFPKLWTASGLPYPALLDELLGLALERHRRRALPR, from the coding sequence ATGACCCCCCCGCCCCCACCGTCGACCGGCGCGCGGACACGGGTCGTGGTGCTGTTCGGGGGGCAGTCCGCAGAGCACGACGTGTCCCGGGTGACGGCCCGCCACGTGATCGCCGCGCTCGACCGGGAGCGCTTCGAGGTCGTGCCGATCGGCATCACCCGCGACGGAGCGTGGGTCCGGCCCGAGCCGGCCCCCGCCGCCCTCCTCAGCGGTGACGCGGCGCTGGCCGTCGACGCCCTCCCCGACGCCCTCGCCGTCGACGGCCCCGAGGTCGACCCCCTGCCGATGCTCGCCGGCGACGACGGCGACGCGGCGGTGGTCGTGCTGCCACTGCTGCACGGCCCGATGGGCGAGGACGGCACCGTGCAGGGCCTGCTGGAGCTGGCCGGGGTCCCCTACGTGGGTTCCGGGGTGCTCGGATCGGCGCTGGCCATGGACAAGATCGCCGCCAAGCACATGGCGAGCGCCCTCGGCATCCCCCAGGCCCGCTGGCGCGGGTTGCACCGCTCCGAGGTCGTCGACCCGGGGGCCGCGGACCGGATCCGGCCGGGACTGGCCGAGGAGCTCGCCGCCGAGCTCGGCCTCCCGGCGTTCGTGAAGCCCGCCAACATGGGCTCGTCGATCGGGATCTCCCGGGTCACCGACGTCGACGGACTCGAGGCAGGGCTCCGGGCGGCGCTCCTCCACGACGAGTGGCTCGTCGTCGAGGAAGGGGTGGCCGGCAGGGAGATCGAGGTGGCCGTGCTCGGCCACACCGAGTCCCCGCGGGCGTCGGTCCCCGGCGAGATCGTGCCGGGCGCCGAGTTCTACGACTACGACGACAAGTACGCGACCGGCGCCGCCGAGCTGCGGGTCCCGGCCCCGCTCTCGACCGCCGACGCCGACGGGGTGCGCGACCTGGCCTGTCGTGTGTTCACCGGGATGCGGGGCTCGGGCATGGCCCGCGTCGACTTCTTCCTCGAGGATCCGGGGCGGGGGTTCCTCCTCAACGAGATGAACACCATCCCCGGGTTCACCCCGATCTCGATGTTCCCGAAGCTCTGGACGGCATCGGGGCTCCCCTACCCGGCGCTGCTCGACGAGCTCCTCGGACTGGCCCTCGAACGCCACCGACGCAGGGCACTGCCCCGATGA
- a CDS encoding GPGG-motif small membrane protein — protein MAFVLWLIAVVLVIAGIVALVRKQWLAGLALIVVGFLVGPGGVSVFV, from the coding sequence ATGGCCTTCGTCCTCTGGCTCATCGCCGTCGTTCTCGTCATCGCCGGGATCGTGGCGCTCGTGCGCAAGCAATGGCTGGCCGGCCTGGCCCTCATCGTCGTCGGCTTCCTCGTCGGCCCGGGGGGTGTCTCGGTCTTCGTCTGA